In Arachis stenosperma cultivar V10309 chromosome 1, arast.V10309.gnm1.PFL2, whole genome shotgun sequence, one DNA window encodes the following:
- the LOC130979751 gene encoding uncharacterized protein LOC130979751 → MVTIAEALSCLTLSLSNNHNTHQASTSSGLPSQPQPNPKESINAIIQRSGTKLDEVGLKPTSVSKETHNKEIKEEIEVERGEKEDITREEEDILKVKEPKRKNSLEEPTLIPFSSVAKKAKKHEDFDPNVVEIFKDVKVTVPLFQAIQQVAKYAKFLKDVCTHKEKIGELGKNPVNDSISSLVSVKCSDPGPCLVTCVIGGMKFMDCMCDLEACVSIMSLPIYEKLNLSAMKRSRSRFVLADKSIVSVVGITENVLVNIQELLFLVDFHILKTLLIDSDKPSSILLGRPFLKTSRFKLDAFLGSYSFEA, encoded by the coding sequence ATGGTAACCATTGCTGAAGCCTTATCCTGTTTGACTCTTTCTCTTTCAAACAATCACAACACCCACCAAGCTTCCACCTCTAGTGGCCTACCTTCTCAACCTCAACCAAATCCCAAGGAAAGCATTAATGCTATTATCCAAAGGAGTGGTACCAAATTAGATGAAGTTGGTCTTAAGCCTACAAGTGTGAGCAAGGAAACCcataataaagaaataaaagaggAAATAGAGGTAGAAAGAGGTGAGAAGGAGGATATTACAAGAGAAGAGGAAGATATATTGAAGGTCAAGGAGCCCAAAAGGAAAAATTCCCTTGAGGAGCCCACACTAATTCCTTTTTCGTCGGTAGCTAAAAAAGCTAAGAAGCATGAAGACTTTGACCCCAATGTGGTGGAAATCTTCAAGGATGTGAAAGTTACCGTCCCTCTTTTTCAAGCTATCCAACAAGTTGCAAAGTACGCTAAATTTTTAAAGGATGTTTGCACTCACAAGGAGAAAATTGGTGAGCTAGGTAAGAATCCGGTAAATGACTCTATCTCTTCTCTTGTTTCGGTGAAGTGTAGTGATCCTGGTCCTTGCCTAGTAACTTGTGTGATTGGTGGGATGAAGTTCATggattgcatgtgtgatttggAAGCTTGTGTGAGCATCATGTCCCTCCCTATCTATGAAAAGTTGAACTTGTCAGCAATGAAGCGGTCCAGATCAAGATTTGTGTTGGCGGACAAAAGTATTGTGTCGGTTGTGGGAATTACGGAGAATGTCTTGGTAAATATTCAAGAGTTGCTATTTTTGGTAGATTTTCACATTTTGAAGACCCTTCTGATTGATTCGGACAAGCCATCTTCTATCCTCCTTGGGAGGCCATTTTTGAAGACATCCCGGTTCAAGTTAGATGCATTTTTAGGGTCTTATTCATTTGAAGCCTAA